In Lolium rigidum isolate FL_2022 chromosome 3, APGP_CSIRO_Lrig_0.1, whole genome shotgun sequence, the genomic window AGCGTTGCAAGAGAAAAAATTAGCCTGAATTGCTGGATCTTCCATAGACTCGTGTTCCATAATCAATATCTGGAAATGTCTGTAGGACGTCGGTTTCTTACAGTATCATAGTCAAGTCGTCAGATAGGTTGTCACCAGTAAAATGAACTAACCCGGTCAGCCAACTCACAGCAGCCCAGCGCCCGCGGACGGTCGCCTCCCTAACTTGTTGCCGGCGGTCGCTGCTGGTGCCTGGCTGCCGAACGGACGGCGTATGATCTCCTTGAAATACATATATGTACAAATATTGCAATATGGAAAAGAAGATAGAGAAAATAGCTTACCAATGGAATAGATTTACGGTAGTTTATATTCTTGAATCTGACGCATCAATCGTTTACAAATGGATGTTGTTCTTTGCAGCACTCAAAATCTGaggtaaacagaaaagaaagatcAGCTTGTAAGTCAACCAATGCATTGATGAAAATTTCTATCATCAATATATGGGAACTTGCAATATAAAACAAAACTTGCTGAAATTTGTTATAGTGCTGCAGGCCCCGCTGGAACCGGCGGTGTCCATCTCCATTGTTTGCTATTGTGTGCCAACAACCACGACACAGAAGCAGGACGATCTGGCCGGTGGCCACCAAGACATCGTCCACCCATCAAAAGGAGTGAATCAAAAACGAAAGTGAATTGTAAGCCTCTTGTCAGCGTCCGGTGGTGCAAGCCCCCCACGGCTGCTTCTCTACAGGACGCATTCCGCATGAGGAGGACAGGCACCATGGCGGCAATCGGTGCGTGGCAGGCCGCGGCCGTTTCCATCGCAGCGTTTACCAGGAACACGTCGAGCGGGGCTCCTCTGTCGCCAGAGGCAAGggcgctgctggccccacggcgcCGGCCATGGCTGGGCTCTTCATCCTCAATAAGGGCGGCCGCGCCATCTCACAAACCAATGAAAGGGAGGCCAAGTGCGGGGAGGACCTAGTCGATCTCTCCCGCAGCTCCTGGCCGCCGGGGATCACGACCAGTTCCCGCGTCCGGCGCCGGAGGGAGAGGAGATCGGAGGCGGCCGATTTTCCCACTCTCTAGCAAATCGGCAGGCCCAAGAGCGCATTCCTCAAGAATTAGGAGCCACTCCAGCcttgccgccatggccgccgccaccaccaccacctgcagCAGCTTGCGCCGCTTGGCGGGTCGCTGACCATCTCTTCTTGCCGGAACCGAACGCCCGGCGGAGGTCGACGTCGACGACTTCGCCGACCGCTGGCATGtatgcaatggaggagagaggaaGAAAATTGATGGAACAGACAAAAAGCAGTGCGGATTTGTTTACTCGGTGGTGGTCGGTGGTGGTATGAAGTGGCCACGATCTAGAAAAATCTGCTGATACGCGTGGCGTTAACTGGGAGGATCTGATTTGATACAGAAGAAACCGGCAATCAGCTCCTCTCCATAATTGAGTCGCCCCACGTTGGAGCAAAAATAGCGCATCTACCGGGAGGCACAACCGGTAACCGGTAGCCAGGACGCCTATAAAATTGGAAACTTAAAATTAAAGGCCCACTTTAAACCGGTGTTGACTGAGAAAAGGGATACGTGGAGCTATAAGATTGGCAATAAATACGCCATCAACAGTACCAGATCATGGAGAGGTGCGGTAAAATGTTTGaactttatatagggtataatttCACAACGCAGTATCACATTGCAGGAGCCACGGTTAGTCACAAAATAATAGGGGCAAGCCAAATAAATTTGAATATGCACAGAACTTGATGCCTTGAGAAAGATTTAGTGAAGCACCGCATTTACCTCCGCGCCCTACACTGCGATCAGCAATGAGCTGAGCTTCAGCTTTGACGTCTGTGAAGTGTGAACGTGACCTGGATGTCTGCCTCCGTGGTACTCTCACGGCTGGACTTGGGGCAGGTTCAACCGTTCCGCGCCGGCATGAGGCTGGCGAACTCCAACACTGAACGCGGCTCCGCGGGAGTTGCAGAATAGCAGCGGGAAATCACGACGGCCGACACAGATGATGAAGTAGACTTAGTGCTGGGCCTAGGCTGCGCTAGATCAGTTGCCGAGCGGCGTGGCAGACGCGGCCACCAAGTCAATTCAAACAGTGATTACGTTGCCGCCAATAAAGTGAACGACCGAGTGTACTCTCTCGACCGCGTTAAGATCCACAGGCGATCGTGGGGATTATCGATCGCGCGTTGGTATTGTCGCTGAACACGGCGAGCCGGCGGCGGCCTCCGCGAGCAGTCCGACGTCATCCTGCTCAAAACTCACCTTGTCCTCGTAGCTTGTCGCAGGCCATTGCGAGCCGCTGGCCGCGTGGCTCCTCAAGCAGCCCTACGTCCAGCTTCAAGGAAGTAGTCGTAGCGAACCGCCGGCCGGCTGTTTGATCGGTCGCGCGTGGGGCGCAGCTATGCGAACAAGCTCGATCGGATTGAAGCCAGACTCTGCTACCGTCTGGTTTGGAGCGTACACTCGATCTGGTTCGAGCTAAACTCAGCTACCGTCTCTCTTGAATCGTGCGAAGTGCAGCTGACGTATGATACGAAGCTTTTGACGAACAAATGGAAGGAAACGGACCATAGGCATCACAGTTTGCTGTGGCGGCCGCGGCCTAACGGAGAGGAGAAGCAGATGATGACATCATGACTGCCGTTTCCCGTGCGCCGCTGCTCCGCATGCTCAAATTAACGGCGTCGCTACCGCGGCCGAGTGCCCTCAAACACGGATCAGGACGACCTGCGTTGTGCGGAGACGTCGCTTTGTTGGAGGGCAATGAGAAGTTTTCGTGGGGATCGATCTCATCGTGGCTGCTATATAATAGGTTCAGGACGTGGAGTCGTTTTCCTAAACGGCACCTAAGCAAACGGGGACACGTTCAGACGATGCACTCTACGATATGGATTGGACTCCAACATGAATAGTCTAGCGATCACGCGCGGAACGGGCCGAGGGACGATGGAATCGACGGACGACGGAAACTAACCGTACCATGCCACGGAAACACTTCTAGATTATGTTGGGCCTAGAAATAACACGTTTTTTGGTCCATTTGTGACACCAGGcggtcacctattgcaatttaatagtaaagatttgctCAATCAAGTGCATCTAGACATATGTTGCAAAGGTCAGGAGACTTGATCTTCTACTAGTAGGGTAAAAAGAAATAAAGCAACACGCAAGTCCCACTTCACAATCAAAGTATTAACATATAGTCCCATTCGCTGCTCCCTTGAAAACGTATCCCAATTCCTGGATGCGGTCACGCGTCACGGTCGATCGCCTTATTCCCAAGGCCTACACGGTGAAGCCTGATTATGACACCGCACCTATTTATATATTCATAGAGATGCAAACGAGATTCCGTTAGAATCTTCTATAATTTCGAGATCCGTCGAAATCTCACCtcgaaatctttacttctccttcATTTTATGATTTCTAGTATTAAATGTGTTGACTAAATTTTTAACTAAAAATCACAAAATGAGTAGAAGTGAGACTTTTGAAGTATCCCGCTTGTTGATACCTTATCTATGAACGATTGGCACATAAATTTGTATATACCTCGATATTGTTCAACAAGTTTTGTTACCGCCCGCCCTTATGTTGCTCGTTTCATACATTATTACCAGTGAAAAGAAAGCGGAAACTTGCTCTCAGCTTGTTATTAATTGTTTTGCGATAGGTAACTATCTAAACATTGAAGAGATCACACACGCACGCACCGGCACGGGTAGTATTTACAGATGGAACGTGCACACACACATACACGCATCAAAGTAGTACTGAAGCTTAGAACAAACAAACAACACGCAGCCTCGGACTGCAACGCAGGAGCAGGAACTAGGAAGGATTAGATAACCAAAAGGAGCAGCAAACATGGCGTCAGAGAGCTCTTCTTCTCCGTCCACGGCTCTGATTTAGCGGTGGTTGCTCCTGGTCCTGGTCTCGTCGCTGTAAAGCCTGGACAGTAATAAACTTGCCAACGTCAAAACTGAACATGCCACGTGACAAGATGCTTCTTAAGATGAGGAGCTGGCTTTGCTTAGTTACCAGTCATAGACGGTGGGCGAGTTGGGCTTGGGGCTGTCGAAGAGGTTGGCGCCGAGGCTCTTGGTGGCCAGGTTGCTCCCGGGGTGGAAGACGCTCCTCCACACGTTGCCGCCGCGCGGCGGCGTCGCTGAGGACGGCGTCACCGGCGTGGTCGGGGTCGTCGGAATCGACTTACTTCCCTCGCCTGTAGCTAGTGCTACTCCACCAAAGATCCATGAAAATCAGCCGTCAGTTGAAGAGAAGAGAACAGAACACCGTATGAATTCTCACTACTCTTACTACGCTAGTTCTAGTTCTTACTTCTTACTCTCTTCTTATTAGTTTCAGGTTATTTCGCTACTTCTGCAGCCTCTGCCTATATGAACTAACATATGTAAACTACCTGTGTTGATGGCCAGAGGCTGGGTGGCGGCGGCCCTGCGGAGCTTGTCGAGGCCAGTCTCCGGCCGAGGCCCGGCCACCACGTCGTCCCACAGCTTATCCAGCATCTTGTGCACTCGTACTAGATCTGATCGATCCAAGAACTGTTTATGTTACTAGCTAGCTGCTACCGCCGAGAAGATCAGACACACACACTGTCCGAGTAGAGTTGGCAGCTGGGAGCCTCTCTTAAATCATGCAGGGACGTCGGTGCCGTTACCTGCTGGTGGTGTTACCGCCCTAGATCACAGAGAGCCACCTGTACAACCTACTAAAATACGCTGAACAACAAATAACGTGGCGTCGCCTCTACAGATCTTAGCTCCGGTTATGATAGCTTAATTTGACCGCCTGTGCTCGGAACCAACGCTCGGCGATAAGGCTGGGTGACGAGTCCAGAGTTTGGACAGTCGTGGCGGATAAGGATGAAGAAAAATGGCTCAGGCCCCACGGATAGTTAGGATTAGAGCGAAAATATCCTAGCCTGATATTTTCCTTCTGATTGACATGATGGAAAGCGGACAAAGCAAGTCTCCACGCTCGTACCACTTTGTCCTAATTTACTCCCGAGGGCTCGAGAGTGGATTAATAGAACCGGGCGGTATGTGCTCCCGGACCAACTCGAAATTCTATTGGTCCAACGTGATGTGGGGTTTGGTACACCGTCGCGTATTCACCTTTTCCCATCAACTCAGCTTGTACAGTAGTACATACCATACTTCTACCATTCCGTGCCCCCCATATGGTCCTGCACAAGGTCACGGGACCATCTCTCTCCCTGAGACAGTGAAACGGCCGCCTCCTCACATTGTCACGCAGCAGCGGCGAGAAAGCAACGCCGGGTTCGCGCCTCATTCTTCGAGCATGGCCAGTCGAGTAGCGGTGGACGCGGTCGTGTCCCTGCTCGCCTCGGCAGCAGACAAAGCAATGAGCCGCCGCTCGCCTCGGCTGCGCGTCTCTGCTCGCCGACGCGTGCGAGGCTCGGTAGCTGCAGTAGCTCGCTGGCCTGCCCGCCCGCTCGACGACTACGATGCGGCGGCCCTGATGCAACGAAAACGCCGCCACGTCCGCGCGCTTCCGACACGCCCACCTCGTCCGCGTCCGCCACGCTGCCAGACCCGCGCGCTGCCTCCGTCCTTGGCCGCTTCGTGGCGCTGCCAGGCTGCTCGGTCTCGAGCTCTGGGACGGTGATGGTGGGGTGCGCCGCGGCCTCGTCAAAGGCGGACATGCCATTCCACAAGAAGTCCGGCAAGGCGTCGCTGGACTGGGAGCTCTGGCTTGATTCAACATCGTGCTTGACGACGGACGACGCGTGCGCCGcggtgacctcttcctcctcgcccacGAGGATGATGACCGGTGTTGCTGCTGCCTTTGCAGCCGGAGCCGCTTCGGCGCGAGCGCGCTTGCCGTTGCTAGGAGCGGCGCCGCGAATAGCGCGCGAGGCGTCGTCGTAGGCGAGTGCGGCGGCCTCGGTGGAGGGGAAGGTACCGAGCCAGACGCGGACGCCCTTGACGGGGTCGCGGATCTCGACGACCCACTTGCCCCACGGCCGGCGCCGCACGCCCATGTACTGCGTCGGCTTGCTGCGGTGCCACCTCCTCCTGTACCATCACGTCCTCCTCGGAGTCCTCGTCGAACATCCGGAACGCCGCCTCGAAGTCGTCTTCGGCCGTGGCAGCCTTCCGCTGCTGCTTGCCTATGGCTGGAGGTGGCCGCGTTCATCAGGCGGCCGGAACTTCTTGGGTTTACTTTCGCTGTGAAATGCTATGCTGCTCTTCTTTTGCTTTGCTGCTTTGCAGTGCACTCGCCTGAACATCGCCGGCAGATCTTGGCGGCCGAAAAAAAATGCAACGCTGGTGCCGCCTTTCTTGCCCACCACTTGTGACCCAGCCCACCACCGGCCATTAAATTCATCGAGAGGACGGAGAGAGGGAAAGACCATCTGACATGCTTTAACTGCGGGCCTCGTGCGTGATGTATTCAACCGGTATCTCTAGTTGTATAGGAAAAAAGGCATGCTGCAGTTGTAGACCCCACCTCTACGTGGACCAATCATAGTCTGGCTTTTGGCAGGTTCATATGCCCGCCGGTTCAATCTCGACTTTTCCCGAGGGCTCAATGTACATGCTCGTATAACATGTCTAGTAGTGTAATTCTTTTAACATGGGCCCTTATAATTTAAGAAGTTTAAGTAACGCACCCAACTTCTGCACAACGAGATGCATACAACCACAAAAGTTTGAAGCAAACTAGATGTAAAAAAGGCGTGACACAATCAATCAATCGACATAGACACGACAAAGATAATTGAAAGGGTTATCGTCAATGCTATTTAACATAGTGACTGATCTACTTGTTGTCATGATTGATACGCGAAATTTGATGGTCAAATTAAATGTGTGATTcttcatctggttgatggtggactGATTGGCCATCTTTTTTTTAGTCGTGTTTTTTACGTTGTTGAACTTTTTGTTGAGAATTTTCTTCTTTAGTTGGTTCGTAATAACTGAATCtttacggctgtgtgcatcctagctatgcGGAGACTAGGTGTAATGCTTCTTATGAGTAATAAAACGTCCATTATCGAAAAACTAGACACCGTCAAGACACCTAAAAGCATCTCTAAAAGATACCCGAGAACCCTAAACACGAGCGGATGGGGTTAACTGCATCGGCCGTTTTCGCGTGAGAACGTTAAGCAGACTAAGTTAGAGCAGTAAAGGGATAAatgtttttgggttttgtgtatAATTAAGTGAACtagatattttttgtattttcg contains:
- the LOC124702726 gene encoding auxin-repressed 12.5 kDa protein-like → MLDKLWDDVVAGPRPETGLDKLRRAAATQPLAINTALATGEGSKSIPTTPTTPVTPSSATPPRGGNVWRSVFHPGSNLATKSLGANLFDSPKPNSPTVYDWLYSDETRTRSNHR